AGTTGCAGAAATAAAACCCACCTAATATAGAAGAAACAATGTAAAAGACAAGTCAGTACAAGCTCTAATTAAGTGTAttgaaaacaattctgaaaaactGGGGCTCTTTTTAGGTTAAAGTGGCCAATGAGGTTTTGTGGGAGGAATTGTGACTAGAACTGGGCCTTTGAAGGCTGCATAGGGTTCAGGCagctgggaagaggaggggaatTTAGGCAGAGAATTGCCAGAGCAAAAGCAGGGAGGGAGCAACTGCGAACAGAGGAGTCTCATAGAAAAGCAATGAAAAAGGAGGTTGGAACCAGCTTTACAGGAAAACCTTGTCTTTGTCTATCAATTCAAGGACTTAGAATTTAAACCAGGAACTAACTGAAGATTTCTgagctgaaaaacaaaatgatcaAACTGAGGGTGCATAAGTGGGATCACATATCCTACTACTGTATCACTACACATCACTCTGTGAAGTCTCAATCCTTTTTCCTTTCACTGCATTCGTTTTACAAAAGATCCCACCCTCAGATCAATGCAGTCATCTGCTTTCTAGACTCTTGGATTCAAATCTAGACTCAGATTTGCTGGAGGAAACCAAACAACCCTGCATAATGATACACAACAAATGTACAGTCGCCATCCTGAGCAGGACCCTCAGCCTGGCCCAGTAAATCTCGAGTATTCCTggtcccctccctcttctccttcccaaGGAACAGCTCTTTCCTATGTTCACTGTTACCCTCAAACCTCTTTACTGCACTGCTTCCCACATCTCTCAGCTGATGTCCTTGGCCCCTTTCTCTCAGGAACAGCTGGGATCATGACATGAACTCTCTCAACTCTCTCCATTCAAGCCTAAAAACATACAGATTTCAAATGCCCACGGTGACCTTTTTGCTTCTAATCTAAGTCCTCCTATATGTGACTGATCAACCACTTCCCATTCCTCAGTCGGTTCTTCATTTCACGTTTGTTTCCAACTTCCTCTTTATACTGGCTTCATTCCCACATGTTCCATCTGAGGAGGTGGGAAAACCCAATATAAAACAAAACCTTTTCTAGACCCCATATTGGCTGCTCCTCCTCTCCTCCGTCAGTGATGATACTCCTTAGGCTTGCATCTTTAGTCCTCTTCCTGTCTCACTCTACACAGCCTCCTTGGGCAAACTAATGCACTCCCATGTCTTGAACTACCATTTCTGAGCCATTAGCCAGCAAATCTGTATCTCTTGCCCCTTTGAACTCTCACGGCACCAATCCTACATGTTACACTAATGAAGAACATTCTCCATCTACATCTCTACATCTCAAAGATACGTCACACTCGACATGTCCAAAATGGCACATCTTTCCCCCAAGTTGTCTTGGCTTCTGCTGTGAACTTCTCAGGGACTGACACGATGTACTCAGTTATTCACATAAGAAACCTAGAAGTCATCCTAAATACCTTGAGTCATTAACTCAAGCTAATTCTATTTCCTTAAGCTCTTCTATCTGGCCCCTGTCCATCCGATTGCTACTGACTTACTTCAGGTCCTGACTATCTCGTGCTTAGTTTACTCTGCTGCTTCCTACCCTCCTTCCCTGTGTCCAGTCTTGTTCCCTTAGATCTACTCACAGTATGGTAACCAGATCTGGCCATTTAACCAcactgcttaaaacccttcaatggctacataagaaacacaaaataattGTCTCTGGGGAGAACTGGGGGGCCTAGGTTAGGAGAaatgtttatctttctcttcaGCGTTATTTGAATTGTTTACCATTAGCATGCACTACTATAGGAAACTGAAGTTTCAGTGGCCTCAGTGCCTACAATACAAAGTCCTTCATGATCTGCCTGCTGGTTACCTTCAAGACACTTCTTTGTCCGGAATGCCCTTCTCTCATCCATCTAGAGTCTAGCCACTCATCTTTTAAGGCTGCTCAAATGGCACTTCCTCCTGATTTCTCCACACAGAAGCTACCTCTCTCTCTTTCGTGTTACTCCGTGCTATAAACAGGCTTTCACATGGCATTTACAGCTCATGTTGTTCATAATACTTGAACAGGTGGTTTAAAATGTCTGTGTCCCTCCATTACCCTTAGATTCCCTGAAGGATCTGTTTCTTATTTACCTCTGAATTTTCAGAGTCTAGTGACTGAATCAGAATTTACAGGGAGTGGGGCTTGGACGAGTGTGCTTTGAAAACACTCCTTGGGTGATTCTAACTCAATCCCTGTTAACAAACGCACTAAAATATAAATTCCTTGAAGTCATGAATCCTGTGACCAGCACAATGTATGTGTTTAATTAATGCTTTCTAAACTGAAGTAGTTAAGTCTCCAAGTAAAGGGAGAGGAGGTTGGGGCTGGAGATTTGGAGGCAACCGGATGTAAGATGGTGTGTCAAGCTGTTAAAGTAGATAAACTTAAAAAGAGAGTTCCGAGTAAGAAGAGTAAGGAAGCCTGGGCAGACTTCTTTGCCACCTGTAACTGCAGAGGGCTCGTTTACATGTGTTCTTCCTTCCAGTTCCTTAAGGGTAGGAATTCTGTTCTCTTCATCTCTGCCCACCTGGTACCCAGCACAGTGCACAGCACATGTTAGGGGCTCAGTAACCTTTTACTCAGTTGTATAAGTGCCACTGACAATACATGGAatcataataatagtaaaatactCCAGGGACACAAAGGAAGAAGTGACTATTTTGGCCTAGGAGGGCTGTAAATAGAggttttcagagggacagatgaGCTCGGTCCTGAAAGAGTTCATTTGGCAGAGAAGTGGCAAGAACTtcaaggagagggaacagcaggagcaTAGGTAGGGAAGCATGAAAGAGCACAATGCGGACACCCTCTTTTCATCAGGCTGAGAGTTAAGTGCGAAAGACAGAGAAAATTGTTAGGGTGGTTGAGAAAATGAGCTGACAGGGTCAGGGTCAGACTGCCAAAGCCCAGGGACACCCACCTAAGGATTCAAATCTGACCGTGGGCGGCCAAAATGCTCTTTTAAATTTAATCTGAAATGACTAGGTTGACTTTATAAAAGTAATTACATAAATGGCAGCACGAAGGGCCGAGTAAAGAATTGAGACTTAAGGGAAGGAGCTTAATTAACGACTGATGGTCCAGCTAACAAACCCAAGCAGAGGCTGTATCCTCCTTTAAGTTTTACACCcaagggaaaggagggaagggaatgaGAAATCCACTTTATAAAAACCCAAGATTTAAGTCAAGCGACCAGTGAATGCCGGCTCCTGCTGACCACCAGGCACATCTGATTTTTTCGGGTCTGAACTGGATGGGGAGTTTCGAAGTGGAAATGCCCGGGAACCCTGTCTTACTTTAGGGGTTCCAAGCCCCTTTCTATCACGGCCCCACCTCCGCGCGAGGACGAGGGCGCGTCCCAGGCGAGACGGAAACGCGGCGGCACCCAGAGGACGCACGGTGGGGAGCCGCGCGTGCGCACCCAGAGCGCGCGCCCCGCCCCCTGCCTTTAAACCGGGCGGCGGGAAAGGGGATTCCGCGCCTCGCAAAAGTGCCCCCGCGGCTTCGAAGGGACCCTGTTCGCTTAAAGCCCTCTCGCCCACAGACTCACTCACTCGCTCCCCGCCGGGCTTCAGGATCCCCGCGGAGACAGCGGCTCCCAGGACCTGGACCGCTGCCTTTCCCGCCACCAGGCTGAGCGGGACCAGCCCCCGCCTGCGCGCGGGACGGGGCGGGGCGATCGGGCTGGTCCATGTGACCCCGAGCGTGGAGGGGTGTCGGTGAGGAAGTAAGGAAAAGGGAAGCGAGTACGGAAGTATTTGAGTCGAATCCCTTACATGAGCCAAAAATCACAGCGCTATGAATTTCGTGCTGACTTAAGATAATAGGGATCTAAGTCCGATTAGAGGTGAACTTACAGACACTCGTCCCCATCTCCTAAACAAGTGGATTATTCCAAAGTCTTACAAGGATAGTTAGAAAAGTTAGGCTTTATTTGTGAGGAAGTGGAGTTGAGCTACGCGGAGAAGTGGTCTTTTGCGGGGCTGGGGTGTCTTTCTTACTATAGGTATAGGTTTAAAGCTTGCGAAGTATGCAGAAGGCTCCTAAAACGAAGAGATCAACAGTAAGTATTCATTGGTCTGTTCAAGGTCTTCTCTGACCTCTGCTGAGATGAGTGTATTTTGCCAACAACAAAAGAAGATAGGGATCAAACGAATATCTCGAAAATTATTAGGCATTTGAATAGAAAGAATCAATTTCTGGGACAGGTGGAGAGTTAGAAGAGGTTTGCTAAAgttgaaaagacagagaaaagtgaaaagacagacaacaaaaaggaaaataaagaagaccGAAGAAATAATGATAAAAGCAGAAAGAGGCCATTGGAAGAGTGTTTTGGGTCTGATCTAAATTAAAACTCTGAGCCTCAAATCCTCTCCCTCCTGTGTCCCCATCGTCATTTCTGCATTTGCTCCAGGCATCAGATTTCCTGTTTTGGCCTTAGGGAGCTCTTCTGGGCTCAAGTACTGTCTGCCTAGAGGCTGCACTGGGTGGCTGTTGGGCAGAATAGTTAAGCTACTTAATTTTTGTAGATTCTAGGCTCACCCACCCTTTATTTAGGTTGGGAGCTAATGGCCCAGAGTCTCCAAAGAGATCCATCCTGCCAGAATGAACACAAAACCCAGCCAGTGAATGTAGACAGGTTGATGTGGATTTACAGAACAGTTCAAACTCcagtgttcatttttctcagagcTACTTCCCCACCCAAGTCCCTGGGGCAAGCATCCCTGAGATAAGTAGGCTACACTCTCCTGTTAACTTCTCCAAAACTTTTTGGTACAATTGCATCCTGATCTGGGCTAatgcctccatttcctccctgACACCCAACTGCTTCTCCCAACCCTTGGAATGCCTTGCCTCCTCTGAGGAGTAACtactgctcccctgccctgtctgAAACTCAGAGCCATACACCTGACTGGCAGCAGGGCAGAGGCCAGAAACAAGGTCTTGGTGCCCTGAACTTACCACACTGGGTTGGGAGGGGAAGGTATAGGGTAACGCCTCTTTTCACTTCCCTACCTCTCATGCCATGCCCCAAAACTCAGACACAGCCACATTCACACATTCATACGCACAATCACAATCTTCACACACATCAGCAAagaagggtgggagggggaggaagggaagttTGCACCAACCAGCTCATGAATGCAACTTGAAAGATTTCACACGgcaaaaggccaaaaaaaaaaaaaacaaaacgtaaatttaaaaataaagaagtacatGCCCCTCCCCACAGTCTCTTCATCCAGGGGCTGGCTCAGCCCCTCCATGTAAACCCAGAAGCTTCCTACTCCCTCTATCCCACTGGAGCTTTTACAGAGCTTGGGTCTTCAGTTCAACAGGTTCCGCTGTGGCCTCTGGTTGTCCATTGGATTCACTGGGCCTGGCACCCTTGAGAATAGACAGTCTCTCAGAAACGCTCTTGAGCCGGGGGAAGAGGAGAAAGTCATAAAGGAGactgcccaggcctcctccaaTGATGGGGCCCACCCAGTACACctgcaggaagaggaaggaataatCAGGTTTGGGGAGGGGCTCAAGAGCAAGGCTGCTCTTTTTCCAACCCCACTGTTGAAAAACAGACATCCTGCGCTTGGCACATTTAAGCCAAAatcagtgtttgtttgttttaaaactcTAGACAGCTCCACTGCCTATACTTCAGAACTCACCATTTCTTTTGACTCATTAAATCATTCCTTTATCCCACACCTTCTTAGCacatgtatattctatttattGTTATTAGTTTGCACTAGTTTACACATTGCTTTGAAAATTtatttcccctccccttttcaTTAATGgggttactggggattgaacccaggacctcatgcaagctaagcatgcactctgccactgagctctatctCCCACCCCccgaaaatttattttttttaaatttaattttttaaattgaaatatagttgatttacagtgttgtgttaatttcaaaaattcttttaaattgtggtaaaatatacataacataaaatttaccatctttacCATTTCTAAGTGTACACTGAGGAGTGTTAAGTCTATTTATGTTGTTGTGCAgcccatctctagaacttttcatcttgcaaaactgaaactctatagcCATTAAATAACAACTGCCTgtttccccctctccccaccatttGTGCTCATACACACTCTGATGCCTGAGAGTAGAAGTTTTTGTCTTCCTGTTCAGTAGTCTTTCCTCATACCTCCTAGTTTTGGAAGCCAGTGGATACTTAGTAAAAATCTCTGACTAACCAGTGAAGGAACCTTATGAGCAAGAGCCCATCTTTCTAGAAAAATGATGAATCCTGCTCACACAGGCGTGCAAACTCTGACAGCCCCCTTAGCTGAGTGCTGGCCAAGCAGTCAACACATCCAGATGGAGAGCAGGAACCAGACTTGGAACCTGCAGTCCACACCCCTCCAGAAGGGCTTCAGGATCTTGCCCTTCTCCTCTCACTCACCCAGTGGTTGGTGAAGTTCCTGGTGAGAATGGCAGGAGCAAAGGAACGGGCAGGGTTCATGCCTGCACCAGTGTAATACATCTGCAAAAGACACAGTTGTAGCTGAGACACTTCCCCTCCACTCCTCCCCAGCTTCTCTCCCACAACCCACGTGCCCCTGAGAGTTGGTACCTTGCCTCCAGCCAGCAGCAAGTAGGGAAGGACAACCCATATGGAAGTCCCATGATGGAGGGAAGTCACTGATGCTCCCTAGGCACTGATGTGAATCCCTAGGCAAAGCCCGCATCTACCCATGTTACATGCCTTTCCACCTTGGGATCAGGAAGAACTAGATATAGCCATcacaagagaggaaaagagagcagGGTTGATTCCTCTGTGCTGACTGATACCAAGGGAGGTGGATAATGTTCATGTTTGACAGTGACGTGGGCAGGAAGAATGCTTAGAAGTCAGCAAATGTTTGGAGGCCCTGGAGAAGTTGCTCCCCTCTCCTGCTTACCCCAAAGAGGTGCCCCAGGGTGAGGGAGAAGCCGACGGCCAAGGCCACAGAGCCCAGGCGGCCATTCCGCCTCTCGTCGTATGTGGCAAAGATGCAGAGCACGAACTGGAGCGTCAGGAAGATCTCCACTATGGTGGCCTGGCCCACACTCACCCCAGGGTGCAACTGGGcaaaggaagaagaagggaggCAGCTCATGAGGGCTGCCACAGCCTTACCTCCTCAGTGCATCCCAGGCAGGAACCCCCTTATGGCATCAGCTCCCTGGAGACGAAGGACAACACAACCTCCTTCACAGTAACTGTATTTGTTCCTTAGTTTCTCCTAATGATACTTCACAGTAGAAATAATTGCACCCACTTAcgtggataaagaaactgaggtcccataagataaaataaatttcctCAAGAACCAGCAAGGAGTTGAAAGAAAAGCTGGAGCCCGAACCCAGGTTTCTAGATTTTTAGTCCAAAGCTCTATGCCTGCCTTACCCCTCCAAGCCACCTGTTGATCCTCCCCACCCTgaaacacacatacgcacacacacacaaaatgtccCAGACCCCTGGGGAACTGATCCACCTGCACCAGGCAGGAAGTCAGGGCACCAGGttcccccagccccactctgcCAACCATTACCGTGTTAAGTGCTAGGTTTCCTCGGACGGCAGGTGGGGTGACACTGTACAGCACGGCGGCCCCAGCCACGGCTCCCAGGAGTTGGGCTACCATATAGCAGATGGCACGGAGCAGGGACATCTGAGAGCCCACAAGGAAGGCGAAAGTGACTGCAGGATTGACATGAGCTCCACTGATGTGGCCCACAGCTTGCACCAGCGTAGCCAGGGCCAGGCCGAAGGCCAGAGCCACCTGTAAGACATGCAGGGGTCCAGGGGTCCAACGCAGTGAGGCCCCCAGCCCGAAGAAGACATAGAAGAGGGTAGCAAAGAATTCAGCAAATATTGCCCTCCAGAAGGAGGCTGACCGCAGTTCCCACATGGCAGGGGGGATGGTACAATGCCTGGGTCCCTAATATCCCCCTGGCCTGGATGGACAGTCCCCTTTATAGAGGACTCTTAAtccctgggaggggcaggctgAGGTGGCTGGCCCAGCCTCTTAACCCCTTCACAGCTGCAGAGGGCTGGGCCCACCCTCATGCATCGGATAAAGCTGCTgcattttcccctccctcctccactgggAGATGAGCAGAGCCATGGGTGTGAGGGTGTGGGTAGGGTGAGGACTGGAAGGGACCAAGAAGAGGGGGACTGGAAGAGTCTGCCTTTCTTTTCATGTCAAATTTGGGGTTCCTCACCCTACTTGACATCTATATTAGAACATTCCTCAACTCTGCTTGGAAGGTCAGTCGAGCTGAGTTCACTTCATGGAGTATGAGACTGTGCTCAAGGGGGCCTCCAGGCTCCTCTGAATTGGCCAGGGGtaagggtgggggtagggggtcaGGAGTGGGGTCCAGCAGGGAAGTTGGATAACTGAAGAGAATTCTTTAGTTCTCTGGGATTTAGAAGGCCTTCTCCCATTGGCTGGTTTGGGCTGGAATCTGTGGACCCTGCAGCTCTGGGACAGAATAGATCTGCTGCGTCTGGCTTTCTCTGAGCCTGGgttccctacccccaccccatgccAGCACCTCCCTTTCCAAGCCCTCAGCCTGGCCTTTTAAACCACAAAGACAGAGCAGAAAAAAGTGTTTTCCATGGACAGCCTGGGAGTGGGGTCAGGGAGCTGGGCAGGGGAAGAGGGGTTAGTAGTTAAATCTCAGAATCTGCTTGTACTTCGTCTTTCCTAACTCACAAGGTGCTAGCAAAAATACTGAAAGGATGGAAACTGAGTCATGGCTATGAAGCAATGGGAGGGTCTGATGCCTCCTGATATGGCCATTATCAGGACACTGGAGTcctaaacctctatccctagggAAAGGTCTGGAGGTGGGGGTGTCTGACCCAGGAATTTCACTTCTCACTTACATACATACCCAAGGGAAACTTTCTTATACTTACACCAGGAGACAGTTACAAgattgtttatagcagcattgttcacaatagcaaAATCttgaagcaacccaaatgcccatcgaCAGGAGAATGGATGAATAAACGATGGTATATTCACACAACAGAAAATTATTCAGCAGTCAAAACGAGTTACCACTACAGTGACACTCAATAGTAGGGATAAATTTTAgcaataaaatgtcatttaaaaagccCCAGAAGATTACACATAGCATGAAAATCTtttcataaagtaaaaaaaaaatctaaaataaaaatatgcttttcaaaacacatatatatgacATGCAActacacaaaaaagaaaacaaagaatgatAAACACAGGATTCAGGATGGTGTTTACCTTAGGTTAGGGGAGACGAGGGGATGAAGTGGGATATTTACATACATAAGTACAGATTTCTGTAAGTGCTTCTCAAGGTTCTAGTTTTTCTGTTGGGTAGATGGTTAATAATGACGCttaattattcaaaaaaaaataagttggaGCCATATATAGGCCAATGAGAGGGGGATGTCATGAACAAAGGAATATTCTCTGCACTTGAAATCCATAACGAACAGCAGCAACCCAGCCCTGGCTTTCCCATCTTCTAGGCG
The Vicugna pacos chromosome 12, VicPac4, whole genome shotgun sequence DNA segment above includes these coding regions:
- the LOC102525269 gene encoding lens fiber major intrinsic protein, with translation MWELRSASFWRAIFAEFFATLFYVFFGLGASLRWTPGPLHVLQVALAFGLALATLVQAVGHISGAHVNPAVTFAFLVGSQMSLLRAICYMVAQLLGAVAGAAVLYSVTPPAVRGNLALNTLHPGVSVGQATIVEIFLTLQFVLCIFATYDERRNGRLGSVALAVGFSLTLGHLFGMYYTGAGMNPARSFAPAILTRNFTNHWVYWVGPIIGGGLGSLLYDFLLFPRLKSVSERLSILKGARPSESNGQPEATAEPVELKTQAL